The stretch of DNA CTTTATTATAGTTCGGTGCACAAGCCAGCTTGCACTTCCCCTTACCAGGCTGTATTATTCGATTAGATGCCAGGTGTTGGTGTTCTGTTAGGATGTGTAGTTAAATATTTGCCACTCCCCTTCCAGAACATGAGCACTATTGTGCAGTTCCTCTGTAAGTGGGAACTCAAGGCTGCTGCATAAAGCCATCACtaggctgggctgcagcagaacCACTTCTGTTTTGACACACTTTTCGTGGCCTTCTGGCTTTCAGAGGCAGTTTGCTCTGTGCTATGAATTTCCAGGTTTGTTTTTGCCTGTGTTGTCTGTATTCATCTATACCTACTATACCTGCAAgtattgttttttcctttttcacataCAAAAAATTTTGAACTACACACCTTCCACcatattttggggttttttttgctggctATGCTCTGGTCTAGTTGCTCAATTTGTAACCTAATGACCAGTGGCAGACTGGAAGTCATTTTTTTGGGAAATGAGTGCAAAACATGTTATTGTCAGTATTTGTAATTGTAGCAGTCAAATTGTGATTTTGTAGAATGTTCACATCTTGCTTACTAAACACTGATTTCTTAATTTATCATTCTTTCTCCCATTTACCCAAGAAGATACGGAAAATAATCTGTATCTTACAGAAAGCTTACATTATCCTTTGCTTAAAAAAGGTTTAGGTGCAGTGTCCTAGTGCTCCATGTGATACTCCAGTTCTTAGGGCTTCTAAACCTTCCCAGGGCCAGGACTCTGTCACGCTCTGTAACAGAAAATGGGAGGGAGATGGCAGATTCTGAATGCACCCATTTGATATACAGTGTACTAGCAGAGTCTGATGAAGGGCAGGCTTTGTAGTCCTTGGAGTTTTGCTGAGAGAGTTGAAAAGAGGTCATCTataaatatttctcctttttctaaattctgtctcattttattttgctgtctaGTTTCTTTCTAAGGAGTGAGCTCCATTCATCTGGAAGCTCCATTCTTAAATCTTTTATCATGTTTGTTCTGCATCTCCTTGTTGTGACTTTGAGTTAAGCCACTATTTCTGCAGTACCCGGGAGATCTTCTGTATTTACATGCAcggttttggattttttgtgtgGCGGGGATATTTGTTCTACACAAAACAATCGTTCAGGAAAGTCCACTTCTGAAGGGAAAGCCTGTTGGGTGGGACTCAAGCCAGCTTTCTACATACTGACCCAAAAGGAGCCCTTCTTTTCGTTTGAGACAGAGCAGCCTTTGTCCTGGCAGTGTCTTGTGATCAGAGTGGCTCCATAGCTAAGGTCTGGCACCTGTATTTGGAAGCTTTGCTAGATCCCTTTTTCTTCAGCCTCGTGGGATGATTTCCATGTCAGTACATAAGGCCCTGATTACCTCTAAATGATGTGTATTTAAGAGAGGGGAAAGtcactgctgcatttttgtgACTACTGCTCTATTGAGAAGTATGTACTACATCAGGTACATGAGAAGAGAGGTGTCTAGGATCTTTTAGGAAGCTCAGGGAAAGACAGGTTTGTGGATGAGAGGGGAAGAAGTGTGCTTATTGTTCCCATCCCTCCAGCACATTAGTGAGGTATATCACTTCAGTGCTGTGTCAGAGCAGTGTCTAGCTCTGTTCTGTATGAACGTAATGGGTACAGAGCTCCTGAATTGAAGGCTGCTGGatcatttctgatttttaaatgttatttttcctagCTGGTGGGAACTCCATATTACATGTCCCCAGAACTCTGCCAGGGTGTGAAATACAACTTCAAATCAGATATTTGGGCTGTGGGCTGTGTCATCTTTGAACTGCTTACTCTGAAGAGGACCTTTGATGCTACTGTAAGTCTGCAAACCATTATGGACTGAATaaccttatttttttattgtcctAAGACTCAGACTTGGCTCATAGatttcttcagctgtgtttttctttcaatgttGTTTAAATCTGCCAGTTAAAAAAACAGTGGCCTGAGAGTGACAGCTATAGTCAGAGAAGATGCATGATTTCCCTTACCCTTCAAGCAGATTTCCCTTCTGCCTTCATGCAGCAGCCTGTCTGGCTTCTGCCAAACCCACCCTTGTCTTCAGCCCAGGTTTACTAGTTGCAGAATAATAACTGTGCTAATTTGTATCATGATTGTGAATGAAGTATCCTTTTGACTACAAGGAGGAGGTTTGTGACCGTGTAGTCTTTTTGCTCTTTTAGCATTACTAGCTGGGAATTTTCTGTGTAGCAGTTTGTAGCAAAAAGTTCCAGCCTTCAGATTTCATAGGACCTAATCCTTTTACTCTTTCTCAAAGCTTGGTTGCAAGAGAAGTCTGGTCAAGCTGGCGTAGGGAGGGTGAAAGGAGCATTGCTGGCTGACACATGTGATTTGCCAGCTTGTGCCATGTCATGGGAAAAGCTGCTAGTTGCCATAGGCAAGATTTTGTAACCCTGAAAGACATGATGTGAAAATACCATCCTTGCCTGACTTTCTCTTGTGGTGGCTCTTGAGGACCTAGCaactttgctgctgtgctgtgtttagTGGCAATATGCAGCATAGGAGATTTCATGCAGAGAGAAGCCTGTTTTCCCTGCACTGTTAGAGAATTTGGTGAAAAGCTGGATGTTGCCACTAAGTCCTAGCTACCAGAGGTACCATTTCTGCAGGAATTGTTATTAGGTTTCTGGAGAACCTGCTAggcagggaagaagagagatGTGTCCTGATCAGCgatggaggaagaaaataatggtGGCCTATAGCATCTCTCCCCATGGGACACATTGTTCTGGTTCCATTATGTCTGGTTTCTGCCTAGAATCCCCTGAACCTTTGTGTGAAGATTGTACAGGGAAATCGTGCCATGGAGGTTGATTCCACTGTCTACTCCTGGGAGCTGATCCAGATGGTAAACTCCTGCCTTGATCAGGTGGGTGAGATACTTTCTAATTTTCAGATaccctttcccagctgtctCAGCCGTGGAACTCAGGGGTGAAGGGGAATGACATGCCTGTTTCAGTATGTGATCTGTTGATGCAGGGTAATTTTTGTGAGGCCTGAGACATCTCTAAGGATGGGCTTTCTCCAGTCCTCTGAAAGCTTTGTCTCAGTCCTGCAGGCTCTGGAGGTGTGCTGGGTTTACTCTGTTCACAAGTATTTAATGGGCTGGcagaagcaattattttttaatgcagtgctGTGGAGGTAGGAGCATCACGTCAGTGCAGTCTCTTAAGGCTCTGGCTTTCTGTAGGGAATTGATTTCTTGAAAGCAAACATAGTATTAATACCTTTGGAGCATGCAAGTCCCTCCTGCACATCTGTAGTATTTATCCCTATTCATTCtaaatatttgaattaattcctttccCTTCTGAAGGGAGTCAGGGAAAGAGGTCCATGCAGGCTTTAATGAGGTCTTCTACCCCAAGATTTTGTTGTAGATGATGAGTATTTCGCAGAGAATTACTTGTTGCTTCCTTCTTTCAGGACCCAGAAAAGAGACCCACTGCAGATGAATTGCTTGAACATCCCCTTCTCAGCAAACGCAGGAGGTAATCAGATGGTCTTGCTCGAAACCTGGATGGCTGACAGGGAAAACAGGAGGGTTTGTGCAGGCTGGTGGTGTTTATGCTTTTATAGCAATGTCCTTAAGTGAATTTAGTCTGATGTGAGGCAGTTATTTAAGTACTTCATTCTCTTTAGGGCAAAAGTGCATTTTTGCAGTCTTGTCTTCTATCTGATGTTCTGTTGGTGCATGGGAAAGGTTTCTGCATACTTAGAAGCTGTTGTATTGAGAACCTTGAGGTATTCCATTCTGAGACTCTGAGGAATGCTGCTTTCTACTCTTCAAATTTCTGAGAATGAAGAGTCACAGAGATCCTCTTGTAGTCATTGGAAAAAGCcattttgaatatatatattcaaaatatatgGATCATTCAGTATAGAGACcctcactttttccttttgttgccTTCCTCTTTGGGAGAGACTTGCATTGAAAGTGGTCCATTTTTAGCTTAGTTTGACCATCAGCCTGCACGCACTATCTTGTCATGAAAGGTGGATGATAATTCTGGGCTGTTTCTATCCCATGTTGGTTTCTTTGGGAACAGCAGACTTAGTCCTTTATACCAATACTCTTTTGCATGATGATCAGCAGAGTTTGAGTTTTGTCTTGCTGTATGCATTGGTAAAAGCCCAAATCCTGATAATATTTAGCCATTTAAGGTTATTCTTGTGCAATATGGGTATTGGTTGGCCACATTTTTATACCTACGTAGTTTGTTGtcctcagctctcctggaaGTTTGTTAGCTGTGTGTTACATTACTTCTGCCCTATTTACTTTGTATTGCTGTGAGCTGGTAAACAGCTGCCACATTTCCTCCaagaggcagcagcattttattggaaaggaaaacactctgtgtgtgctgcttgtCAGTATATTGCATAGAGCAATGTTGCTGTTtcctaaaatgctttttctccctTGGCAGGGAGATGGAAGAGAAAGTCACGCTGCTTAATGGGCCAAATAAGCGACCAAGGTAATTATTTAGACATGTTTGAAAGGAAGCATGGAGAGAACAGCTCCCCACAGAGGAACTGGGACTGTCAGCCTCTGACAACTTTAATGGAATAGTGTAGTTTAGAAGTTCCCTGAATGCTAGAAATTTGACACAGTTGTTGCATGCTTGTCCTGTGTTTTACTCTGCCTTTTATATCCTACTTATTTGTATGGCTGGAGCTGTACCTCAGCAGGTCCCATCCAGCTCTAATCTGTCCTGCTGAGGATGTAGTCTTCACAGCCTACATATCTGAATTGTAAAGTAGATCTCTCCTTTCACACAGATTCCCTTCAGCAGGAGGAATATGACTGTCTGAATGATGAATATTACATTAATATAAATATCTTCTATAAAACTTGGTATAGCAGAGGTTCACCACAGTTCCCAGCAAACCTGTAAGCAGGGTTGCTCTGTGAAGCAGATAGCTTCTGTGAGATGCATAGCTGGTTGTCTGGTATTTATCAGATAGAGTTTGACCAATTTTTCCTCATAAACTTGGAAGTACTAACACTATCTGAGCACCTTATGTGAAGTTGTCCCTGTTCATGGGTTGTTCAGAGTTTGCTGGAAGAacagtttttgaaaacaaaacccatgaATGGTTGTGAAGAGGAAACTGCTagacaacagcaggaaaatggatGATGACAGGGAATGCAAACTCAAAAGCATGTGTATTTTGTTTGGGGGGGTCTTGTGCAGGTCAAGTACCATGAACGAGGCTCCCATTGCAGTGGTGACTTCACGCACTAGTGAGGTGTATGTTTGGGGGGGTGGTAAGTCCACCCCCCAGAAGCTGGATGCCATCAAAAGTGGCTGCAGCGCGCGCCAGGTGTGTGCTGGTAACACTCACTTTGCTGTGGTGACAGTGGAGAAGGAGCTCTACACCTGGGTGGTAAGTGAGACAAACTGCAGGAGGCGAGTAAGAGTGGGAAAGGAGGCTTCACATCTACTGCTGACCATTCACGAGCCTGTTTGACTCAGATGGGCAGGAAGCTTGGAAAGGGAGAAATCTGACTGCAGTGGACACTGAGGCTATCTGATTTGGGGCTGACCCAAGTCTCCCAAGGCAAGTGTGTTTCTGGGAGACATTTTCCATTGTGACAGGAAGTATCTTGGAGACTTGCTGTGCCCTTGAGGTTTGTAGATGGTGGTCTTGTAGGCCCAAACACTGAGTCAAACATCTCTCCATTCCCTTCCTGACTACTAGACAGGCAGTGGAGACTTACTGATTCTCTGGCCTTTGTATTTTTGAGGAGGGTTTTTCAAGATCAGAATGGGTGGGATGAGTGACCTTTTTGCAGTACAGTTGTCATCTGCAAGGCAAGTTGTGTCTGAAGGCACAGGCATCTTATGCTAAACAACTGCTTTTTATGATGAGTGGAAATTCTGGAATAGTTTAAAGTGAATAAAAAATGTCGGCAtataatgcattttaaacaatTGAATCCAGTCTTCTCAGGTTTAGATGGTCAGTGGCATGGAGGTGTTCTCCATTTCCAGGCTTCCATGGATTTTTGTATTGTTTATACAGACTCTGTTAAGATAGGTTAGAAGATAAGtcagtgagaaaagaaagagatcCAAATAGGAGAACAACTTGGACTAATTTGCTGGATATTCCTGCAAGAACAGCCACTGAAAACTTTCAGCTGGCAATTAATAGTTTCAGTTTCAACGctacttgttttgtttttcctgtataATTGCTATGTCAGGCCACTTCAGTGACGTTTGTTTCAGGTTATGCATTTCTTTGCAGCTGTTAGGATTTACAAAAGTAGCTCAAAAATCTTAAGGATGAATTTCAGTCCTGCAGTAGGGAGCAGGTTCTGTAGCCTGGCAGAAAGGAGCAGGGGTTCCTCACCAGCTGGTGTCCTGAGACTGGATGGCTCCTTGTTAGTGCATCACTGCCAGAAAGCCTGTGCTGCCACTGAGAACATTGCCTGCTGTGTGCACAGAGATTGCAGTCTCTTCCCTAGAGTAGACAGAACATTTCCTCTTGCTCCTTGCAGtcttctgttgtttgtttgtggtgCTGTTAACTATTGACACCATCTCTGGGATTGTGGAAATGTAACCTCACTAGGTGTTTCTGTCTTGCAGAATATGCAGGGGGGCACCAAGTTACATGGGCAGCTGGGACATGGAGACAGAGCTTCCTACCGGCAGCCAAAGCATGTTGAGAAGCTTCAGGGAAAAGCCATTCGTCAGGTGTCCTGTGGAGATGATTTCACAGTGTGCATCACGGGTGAGAGCTGGAAGTCCTTTGGCTCAGACTATTATGGATGCGTAGGCATTGACAAGTCCCTTCACTTTGCTGAGCTGTTGGAGGTGTTTGCCTTCACCATCAGATTAGCAAAGCAGCTTTGTGCACAAAGGAGAAAGCCCCATATGCTACTCATCCCTCAGTTTTGAGGATAGTATCAACATTATTACATTTGGGATAGATTATGTCTCAACATTTGAGATATATCAACATTATTACACAGAGGAAGATACTGACTCCCAAGAAGGATGGGGTTTTGCTAAGGATGTGCTCCTTTTTGGTGATAAAGCTGGGTGTTGACCACAAATCCACGTGTCTGTGCAGTCTCTGCTTTTACCAGTGCATGTGTTGCCTCCAAACATGCTCGTACTAAAGATAAAGACAGTGAAGCCTGAAGTCAAGAATGTAGATGTGTTTGAAACTCTCTTTGGACTGCGTGGGGAAAGAATCACCCAGTGATGAAAAAGAATGTGTATCTAGGATTTGCTGTTTAATTCAGAATGCTTGACACCTGGTAGCTGTCTCTAGTTCTAACCCTGttcatgctttttaaaagatgtgttaGGTGTGGTGTTGTCTATTGCAGAAGAATTTGACTCTCGCTTTACCCATGCAAATGATTCTCAACAAGGTAGTTTCAAGCTTATTTTGCCAGTGCTGAAAAGGCAGAGATTTGACAGAGATAAGCTCAGGTGGTCATTTTGAGGAAGGAGTGACTTAGGGAGCCACAGAATCAATTTGTGGGTTACTGTTAAAGAAAGTGGCAGGTTCAACCAAAGATTTTTTGGCACTGAAGTAGCTGCAGGTTGTCATGTAAGATCATCCATCTTAACATGAACAAGAAAGGACTCCATAGTGTCCTGATGACATTCTTCTGCACTAAAGAGGGTGACTGCAGAAAAGAAGTTGCTCTGACCATGTCCTAAGAAGTTAATATGCAGCCTAACACAAGCTCTGTGTGCTGACCAAGCTTCCTTTATGTCCTTTAGATGAGGGCCAGGTGTATGCCTTTGGCTCCGACTATTATGGATGCATTGGTGTTGACAAGGCTTATGGCTCTGAAGTGCTTGAGCCCCTGCAGCTGGATTTCTTTCTTACCAATGCTGTGGAGCAGGTCTCATGTGGAGATAACCACGTGGCAGTGCTGACAAGGAACAGAGAAGTCTACACGTGGGGCTGTGGAGAGTACGGTAAGTAGAGTCTCCCTGATCCCTAAGGGCACTGGGGCATGCCTGCCAGAAAGTGGCTTGGTGCAGGTGTGTAATGCAGGGCCTGAGTGAGGGCTGCCTGGTACATACCCTGGGGGCAAAAAACATTGTTTCTTTGGGACTTTATTTACTTGTAAAATTGGGAACTGGAGACTGAAGCCTTAGGACTTTACTCTGGAAGGCTCTAGGCTGCCACTTGGCTTCCCTGTGGGTAGGGCAATGGTTCTGTGAGTGGGGTTGGATTCCCTTGAGGATTGGCAGGCGATGATGGATGtaggggagggagcagggagattCTAGTTCTGTAGGGAGATTCTTTTGGGACTATGGAGAGACAATACCAGCTCCTAGATATGGGCACCTGGTGAGGCCATTTTTAACTGCAGTATTTTCACGGATGCAGGACGCTTGGGCTTGGATTCAGAAGAAGATCACTACACCCCTCAGAAGGTAGGGCTATGACTACTCAAAATCCACAAGGGCATAAATCCAAATGAGTTGCTGTTTGGAAATACTATCTCTCTGAGGCTCAGGTGGTTTTTTTGAGACATCATCCAGTTTGCAAgggttttaattttgctttctcacttcattttgcttcatttctctgCTAGAGATCATGGCAGAGTCATACCACTCACGAACCGAACAGCATCATGGCTTAGAGCTTCATTGCTCTGATTTCCATGATGGAACTGGAAATGCTGCCTTAATGTTGTAGAAATCATAGTGAGAACTACCAAATGGCTTACCTTGGGTCTGTAGGGGAAACTCACAGCAGTGCAATTGCTGCGAGTCTTTGAATGTAATATAATGAGTTAAAGATTAAGTTGAAAGTAAAACCCTCTTGAAATACAGTGCTGGGGTaactgaaaatagaaacaaataagGATGTGCCTGGAAGCCAAATATCCATGATCACACAGATCACACAGTATCACACCCACACAGCACAACcacaaacccagccctgctcacccaACTGGGTTTGGTGTTTGTAGGCCCCATCTGGCCAGGTTGACCATACATCATGTTTCAGGTTCCTGTGCTGGTCACTGGTGTCTGCCTTGAATTTCTGCACTGTGACCAGAGTTTCCATATGCTACAGGCTTTATGGTATTCTTACACCTTCATTCAAAATAACTGTGTTGGCTATTGATAGTGTCCAGACTAGCTGTGCTACTGCTCTACCCCCATATGTTTTCCATGTGCCAGCTTCTGTGTAATAGgtgttgggatttttattttcttaggaTGTGTTTCTTCCACCTAGGTGGATGTTCCGAAGACCTTAAACATTGTGTCTGTTCACTGTGGCTGTGATGGAACTTTCCTGCTCACCCAGACAGGCAAAGTCTTGGCATGTGGACTCAACGAGTTCAACAAGCTGGGCCTGAATCAGTGCACATCAGGGATAATCAATCATGATGTAAGTGCATTTGGATCCCTTGCATCAGCTCCCAGCAATCAGTAGCATATGGGGAAGTGGAAGTCCTGTGACAAAGTGTTCATTAGCTTTGTGCCAATGCTTTAGTTCAGTCAAGACAATGGATACTGGGATTGTGGGAAGAGGCAATTTGTTCCTCTTCCTCAGTTTTCTGTCTGCCATGTGGGCTTATGTGAGATCTGAGGTAAAACACAGTGAACTGCTCTGTGGTGACTTATCCAATGATAGGGATTCTGGCAGTTCATTACCATGCTTGTGTTAGGACTGTCTAGGTTTAATGTCATGGTCAGACCTGGACCTGCTTGAGTAGGCTTTAGCTGATgaatgtgtggtttttttcactctgtgctTACCCACGTCTTTTGTCAGACATACTGTGAGGTGCCATACGCCACTTCCCTTACTTTGGCCAAGCAGCTGTCCTTCTACAAGATCCGTACCATTTCTCCAGGGAAGACACACACAGCTTCTATTGATGGTGAGAGCCTTGTGCATTAAGAACTGAATGTTGGTTGCTGAATTACATTACATCAACTTTGCCCTTTCAGCCTGGCCCTTGACACTGGGGGTTTTGCTCTCGGTAGCAAGGTTCATGGCTGCTCCAGGAACTCAGGATTCCTGTTTCTCAGCAGTCTTTGTTTCCTGGCCAGCTGAAGCAGCAATGTCAGCCTTCCTGTTTTattaaagaggagaaaaaagttttGGGAAGTATCATGCTCTGGGCTAGCAGAGGAATAATTTATGATCAACTTAGGCTTTGCTCAAGCGACATCAGTCAGAGAGCTGTGAGGAGTCCCAGCCCCCAGCATCAGAAAAGGGAAGTAGTGGGAGAAGGAACTGGGGAGGTGTTTCCAGGCTAAACCCCATTCCTTTTGGCTGGTACtgttcccttccagcctggctggctgctcAGCAAAGCCCTTCCTGTTCATGGGCTGTTGCTGCTCGTGCTCTGTATGCATGGCTGCTTCCAGAGCTGGGCCCTTGCTGTGACtgtctcctccttcctcctgtcAGAGCGAGGCCGCCTGCTGACCTTCGGCTCCAACAAGTGCGGACAGCTTGGTGTTGGGGACTATAAGAAGCACCTGGGAATAAACCTGCTGGGAGGCCCCTTGGGGGGTAAGCAGGTGATCAGGGTTTCATGTGGAGATGAATTCACCATAGCTGCTACTGACGGTGAGTGGGTCTTTGCCAAGTTGCGGTGGGTTATTTTAAACTTAATCTGCAGAGTGGTTAACTGGCTCGCACTGATCATTTCCTTTACCAGCCCCGCAGCACATTGCCGAAATAAAGAAATCCTCCTAGACTGGGGCTGTCTTGCCCTGGTAATGGCCCCAGTGCAGCCCCAAGTATTTGCTGTCCCTAAGGCTGTAGAGTACTGACTTGGTGGCTGTTGTTAGGTTTGTTATTGGTTTGTTCTCCCACTGTCAAAACTGAGCTGGTGGATTAGATACTTTGGGATAGCAGTTACAGCAGAAAGACTGATCCTTACAGTAATTACAGGCCgagaaggagggaagaaattgAGCCcctgaatttctctttcctcagaCAACCACATCTTTGCTTGGGGTAATGGCGGGAATGGGCGTCTGGCAATGACATCGACTGAGAGAGCTCATGGCTCAGATATTTGTACCTCGTGGCCTCGGCCAATATTTGGATCATTGCATCATGTTCCAGACCTGTCATGCCGTGGCTGGCACACCATCATCATTGTTGGTAAGTGTAAATTTAGGATGAAGTTTTGGGATCTTGTGTATGATGATATATTCCTTGCCAGGACTGAGAGTATAAATCCTGCTTGGGAACAGGCCAAATTTCTGGGAGGAATGTGGCAAGCTGCTCTGAGCCATAGGCCTGCAACACTGGCTTTGTAGGAGTTGTCTTGCTTTCTGTGTGGCACTCAACCTGAAAGCATGCTTCTCTCCTTGCAGAAAAGGTGTTGAACTCTAAAACAATACGATCCAACAGCAGTGGTCTATCCATTGGTACTGGTAAGTAaactgccctggggagctctgTTTTAAGTCCATCCAGTGGTTAGTTTGAGTGGATGAAGTTTGGTCTTGCAGCatgctttctctgtgtttgaaaGGCCTCACAGAAGAGCTCAAAGGGAAGAAATCTAGTTGGTGCCATGCATGGGAAGGGACGGCCCAAAGCTGAGAAAGCAACAACTGAAACAGAGGAGAAACAACATGGGTGCAGAGAGGCCTTTGTGGCTGAGGAACTTCAATTTgacaaggaaaagctgagaggaATTCACTGAAGGGAACTGATGTGGGAAGGGGCTCTATGGGGGTAGTTGCTGGAGAGATGGAGTCAAATTTCTTGGACCTGTGAGAGGGCTGGGGCCAAGAAACTGCAGAAGACTGCTGCACACAAGCCCTCGTGGAGAGGTCTGCAGGGAGTGTTAGGAGCTAAAGTGCTGAGGGAGATAATGCTAGCATGTGCTCTCACCATGACCATACAGCACAAATTTATGCATCTTCTCTGTTCCATCTGGGGTTTGGCAACAGGAATAGCAGAGGTGGGAAAAGTATAAGGTTTTCACTTCTGTTTGCTAGTGGCTCAGAGCTGCACaactggaggaggagaggaagaggataATGAGCAGGAAGCAGAAACCCCCAATCCCAGTGGAGGCTTTCGGGGAACCATGGAAGCAGATCGTGAGCTGGGGGGCTGGATCAGCACTACGGAAGCTAAGGGAGGCAacagtgctgacagcagctcctgccctggctggctgCGGAAGGTAACGCGGTTTCTCAGAAATGCCTTAAAATGGAGATCGAGGCTGGGAAAATTGGGTGGCCCTTTCCACCTTTGAGGGATGCTCTGATAGGTTCTTAGAGCCGTGTTGTACGGAGCCCTTAAGGCCTCACTGCCTGTTTAACCACAAGAGGGTGTTGGTGCATCGACTGAGAAGATGAAATGAGCTGCAGGAAGTTGGCAGTCCTGACAGTGCTGCTTTTGTGTATCCAGGAGCTGGAGAATGCTGAGTTCATCCCCATGCCTGACAGCCCCTTTCCACTGAGCATGGCTTCTTCAGAGCCTGAGAAGGAGACTCTTCCTTACCAGAAACTTCAGGGACTCAAAGTGGCCTCTGAGGAACCTGTTGGATTAAACAAGCCCAAAACGGAGCCCTGGGTAAAGTTATCCAAGTGAATGCATGGCTAAAAGCTCTTGGGGACCATAAATGGCAATGTTTGAATTGTGGGAGAGCTGAGAAGAGACTGTTGGATTGGCCTAATTCATCTGGATGAGGAAAAGAGGGCTGGTGATAATCAGAGATGatgctgcaaagagaaaaattcccAAGGATCTAGAACACAGAGCTGATTCGTGGTCAGATTTAAAGTAATGAGATCAGTTCTGTGGAAAAATGCGCTTAATGCAATTGGAAAAAAGAAGCCAAGGGCTCAGAAGCCtagcagaaaatagaaatttagaaagcagaattttctgtgaGATAGGAAGAAGAATTGATACagaaaattgctgaaaaattaCAACCTGTGGGACTACCTAGCTCCAGGAGTTTTCTGTCCCAAGAGGAGACACAGATCCTACGCTTAGGGAAATGGGGGTAAACTAGATGGATTTTGGTGATAGGAGGATGGGAACAAGCTtcccaggaaaaggaggaagctAGCAGCTTTGTACAGAAGACAGAAGGAGAAGTAGCTTGTTGACCCTGGCTACTAGAAGTTTGGCAAGCGGGGAAACAAGATAACATGCTGagcatgtttttttcttgtggcaTATacaactcctggccttgcactCAAACCTGGCCTGACTTCTTTCCATATCTCTGCAGCCTACTTGCCTGAGTCCAACCTTGCCATGTGGTGAAGGGAAGGATGCATCTCCTGGGacaggctgtgtgtgcagtgctCTGCAAGTGGAGGTGACACACCTCCGAGGCCTGGTTTTACAGTGTCTGGATGATCAGaagaaactgcagcaggaaacCATTCGTCTGAGTGCCCAGCTCCAGCGGTTCTGCAGGAGGATGGAGGAAATGCAGCAGGTGAGAATCTGTCACCTGAGTGCACATCATGCTCAGGGCTCACCATGCTCCTGCAGATTGTGGAGGCTGTGCAGAAGGAAGCAGCTCTTAACAGCCATCTCCATCAGAGCAGAATTTGGTGGGACTAAGAATGGTG from Corvus cornix cornix isolate S_Up_H32 chromosome 5, ASM73873v5, whole genome shotgun sequence encodes:
- the NEK9 gene encoding serine/threonine-protein kinase Nek9 isoform X1, whose protein sequence is MSLGEYERHCDSISSDFGNESSGRGGSRGGGGVPGEQEELHYIPIRTLGRGAFGEATLYRRTESQRTWGHLIQDDSLVVWKEVDLTRLSEKERRDALNEIVILALLQHENIIAYYNHFMDNTTLLIELEYCNGGNLYDKILRQKDKLFEEEMVVWYLFQIASAVSCIHRAGILHRDIKTLNIFLTKANLIKLGDYGLAKKLNSEYSMAETLVGTPYYMSPELCQGVKYNFKSDIWAVGCVIFELLTLKRTFDATNPLNLCVKIVQGNRAMEVDSTVYSWELIQMVNSCLDQDPEKRPTADELLEHPLLSKRRREMEEKVTLLNGPNKRPRSSTMNEAPIAVVTSRTSEVYVWGGGKSTPQKLDAIKSGCSARQVCAGNTHFAVVTVEKELYTWVNMQGGTKLHGQLGHGDRASYRQPKHVEKLQGKAIRQVSCGDDFTVCITDEGQVYAFGSDYYGCIGVDKAYGSEVLEPLQLDFFLTNAVEQVSCGDNHVAVLTRNREVYTWGCGEYGRLGLDSEEDHYTPQKVDVPKTLNIVSVHCGCDGTFLLTQTGKVLACGLNEFNKLGLNQCTSGIINHDTYCEVPYATSLTLAKQLSFYKIRTISPGKTHTASIDERGRLLTFGSNKCGQLGVGDYKKHLGINLLGGPLGGKQVIRVSCGDEFTIAATDDNHIFAWGNGGNGRLAMTSTERAHGSDICTSWPRPIFGSLHHVPDLSCRGWHTIIIVEKVLNSKTIRSNSSGLSIGTVAQSCTTGGGEEEDNEQEAETPNPSGGFRGTMEADRELGGWISTTEAKGGNSADSSSCPGWLRKELENAEFIPMPDSPFPLSMASSEPEKETLPYQKLQGLKVASEEPVGLNKPKTEPWPTCLSPTLPCGEGKDASPGTGCVCSALQVEVTHLRGLVLQCLDDQKKLQQETIRLSAQLQRFCRRMEEMQQVKVHSKGTQTTKEEMEVDPKPDVDSDSWCLLGTDSCRSNL
- the NEK9 gene encoding serine/threonine-protein kinase Nek9 isoform X2, which translates into the protein MSLGEYERHCDSISSDFGNESSGRGGSRGGGGVPGEQEELHYIPIRTLGRGAFGEATLYRRTEDDSLVVWKEVDLTRLSEKERRDALNEIVILALLQHENIIAYYNHFMDNTTLLIELEYCNGGNLYDKILRQKDKLFEEEMVVWYLFQIASAVSCIHRAGILHRDIKTLNIFLTKANLIKLGDYGLAKKLNSEYSMAETLVGTPYYMSPELCQGVKYNFKSDIWAVGCVIFELLTLKRTFDATNPLNLCVKIVQGNRAMEVDSTVYSWELIQMVNSCLDQDPEKRPTADELLEHPLLSKRRREMEEKVTLLNGPNKRPRSSTMNEAPIAVVTSRTSEVYVWGGGKSTPQKLDAIKSGCSARQVCAGNTHFAVVTVEKELYTWVNMQGGTKLHGQLGHGDRASYRQPKHVEKLQGKAIRQVSCGDDFTVCITDEGQVYAFGSDYYGCIGVDKAYGSEVLEPLQLDFFLTNAVEQVSCGDNHVAVLTRNREVYTWGCGEYGRLGLDSEEDHYTPQKVDVPKTLNIVSVHCGCDGTFLLTQTGKVLACGLNEFNKLGLNQCTSGIINHDTYCEVPYATSLTLAKQLSFYKIRTISPGKTHTASIDERGRLLTFGSNKCGQLGVGDYKKHLGINLLGGPLGGKQVIRVSCGDEFTIAATDDNHIFAWGNGGNGRLAMTSTERAHGSDICTSWPRPIFGSLHHVPDLSCRGWHTIIIVEKVLNSKTIRSNSSGLSIGTVAQSCTTGGGEEEDNEQEAETPNPSGGFRGTMEADRELGGWISTTEAKGGNSADSSSCPGWLRKELENAEFIPMPDSPFPLSMASSEPEKETLPYQKLQGLKVASEEPVGLNKPKTEPWPTCLSPTLPCGEGKDASPGTGCVCSALQVEVTHLRGLVLQCLDDQKKLQQETIRLSAQLQRFCRRMEEMQQVKVHSKGTQTTKEEMEVDPKPDVDSDSWCLLGTDSCRSNL